One Equus asinus isolate D_3611 breed Donkey chromosome 26, EquAss-T2T_v2, whole genome shotgun sequence genomic window carries:
- the LOC106840877 gene encoding leukocyte immunoglobulin-like receptor subfamily B member 3 isoform X31: MGGRARTPVLTALLCLVLCPGLWNQVQAGAAPKPSIWADPAPMVTKGSSVTIWCQGSLQAEVYHLYKERVSIPVKTETPQDSSNKTSFSIESMSSHTAGLYQCAYNTSMNSSSERSDALPLLVTGVYNAPSLSAHPGPVVASGENVSLLCSSENTSVTFHLLKEGGADPPRHMESRTHHRRGQALFPVGPVNTSHGGTYRCYGSHSSYPYVWSHPSNPLHLEVTGVYREPSLSAQSGSLVLSGDNLTLQCRSEAGFDKFALTRDEALTPPQHLHGQHSANFPLGHVDHTHRGQYRCYGRHNLSYAWSAPSAPLDILVAGMYEKPFLSAQLGRVSWGDNVTLQCGSEIWFDTFHLSKEGSPAPPQLLRLQDTAAPFQANFTIGPVTSDHEGTYRCYGSHSTSPHLLSLPSDPLELRVSGDSEDPLSPGESGTRWGLTWYLNVLIGVTVAFVLLLSLLLLFLLTRHQRQDKRRTPAQTQADLQFPAGAADPQPKHRGLQISSSPAADTQEQTLLAHLGAEEGLQP, encoded by the exons atgggaggcagggccaggacaCCTGTCCTCACTGCCCTTCTCTGCCTGG TGCTGTGTCCGGGCCTGTGGAACCAGGTACAGGCGG GAGCTGCCCCCAAACCCTCCATCTGGGCTGACCCCGCCCCCATGGTCACCAAGGGGAGCTCTGTGACCATCTGGTGTCAGGGGTCTTTGCAGGCTGAAGTCTACCATCTGTATAAAGAGAGGGTCTCTATACCCGTGAAGACAGAGACCCCACAGGACTCCAGCAACAAGACCAGTTTCTCCATCGAATCTATGAGCTCACACACTGCAGGGCTGTATCAGTGTGCGTACAACACCAGCATGAACAGCTCATCAGAGCGCAGTGACGCCCTGCCCCTGCTGGTGACAG gaGTGTACAACGCACCCTCCCTCTCAGCCCACCCAGGCCCTGTGGTGGCTTCAGGAGAGAATGTGTCCCTCTTGTGCAGCTCAGAGAACACATCTGTCACTTTCCATCTGCTGAAGGAGGGAGGAGCTGACCCTCCCAGACACATGGAATCAAGGACCCATCATAGGAGGGGGCAGGCCCTCTTCCCTGTGGGCCCTGTGAACACCTCCCATGGGGGGACCTACAGATGCTATGGTTCTCACAGCTCCTACCCCTATGTGTGGTCACACCCCAGCAACCCTCTGCATCTCGAAGTCACAG gtGTGTACAGGGAGCCCTCCCTCTCAGCCCAATCTGGCTCGCTGGTGCTCTCTGGAGACAACCTGACCCTCCAGTGTCGCTCAGAGGCCGGCTTTGACAAATTCGCTCTTACCAGGGATGAGGCGCTCACACCCCCCCAGCATCTTCATGGGCAGCACAGCGCCAACTTCCCCCTGGGCCATGTGGACCACACCCACAGGGGCCAGTACAGATGCTATGGTAGACACAACCTCTCCTATGCATGGTCAGCCCCCAGCGCACCCCTGGACATCCTGGTCGCAG GGATGTATGAGAAACCCTTTCTCTCAGCCCAGCTGGGGAGAGTGTCCTGGGGAGACAATGTGACCCTGCAGTGTGGCTCTGAGATCTGGTTCGATACCTTCCATCTGTCCAAGGAGGGGTCAcctgctcctccccagctccttcGTCTGCAGGACACGGCCGCCCCCTTTCAGGCCAACTTCACCATCGGTCCTGTGACCTCAGACCATGAGGGGACCTACAGGTGCTACGGCTCACACAGCACCTCCCCCCACCTGTTGTCACTGCCCAGTGACCCCCTGGAGCTCCGGGTCTCAG GAGACTCTGAGGATCCACTCTCCCCCGGGGAGTCAGGCACAAGGTGGG GTCTCACATGGTATCTGAACGTTCTGATTGGAGTCACGGTGGCCTTCgtcctgctcctctccctcctcctcctcttcctccttaccCGACACCAGCGTCAGGACAAACGCAGGACACCAG CCCAGACACAGGCTGATCTCCAATTTCCTGCAGGGGCTGCAGACCCACAGCCCAAGCACAGAGGCCTGCAGATCAG ctccagtCCAGCTGCTGACACCCAGGAACAGACCCTCT TGGCCCAtctgggagcagaggaggggctgcagcCCTGA